A region of the Microcystis aeruginosa FD4 genome:
GAGACAAAAGATACCGACTTTTTTTAACTGTGGTGATAGAAATGATGTTTTAAATACTTACTTTCATCTTTTGCGTTTGCATGAACAGAACCCAGAAGCTTCTTATTTAAATCCCCAGCAGCTTTTCGCTATCGTCGATTTGGACTTACAAAATAAAAGTTTAGATGATTCCTACCCATTTAAGTATTTAGAGGAAATTTTTGAGGACTTATATGAAAAATCACTGATTAAAGTCAATCAGGTTGGACAGCATAGAATCTGGGTAACGGGATTGATTCATAAAGAGTCCTATTTTATTTTCCCCGATATTCAATCAATTCTTAGCGAACATTCGGCTGTTTATCGAGATTCCGCTGCTAGACTAGAAAAGATTTATCTTGATATGGCAGATAAAATTAAGGATGATGCCGATTTAAAAAATAATTTTTCCAGAGTTAAAGGGAGAATCTCTCATTGTCAAAACCTAGAGCTATCGGAAGTGGAGAAATTACAGCTATCTTGGCAAAAACAATATCAAGTTAGCCACGACAATAGCCAATCGGAATTAGTGCTGGCTCTGTTGACTATCAAAAAAGCGAAGCAATACTGGTTACAAGTTGAACCTCCAGGGGACTATACATCACCCCCAGAAAGATATAGAGAACAACTGGCATTACAAATAGGAAGATTCTATTCCGACAATAGCGATAATCCCAGCTGCCATATTTCCCATCTCCTAAAACTGCTGAAGCTAGAATTAAACCCCAGGGAGCAGGAATAAATCTAATCGCATTATTTAACCTGAAAAAAGAGGGGTCGCAGGCAGGCACGGATTTCCATTCTATATATAAGTATCTGTCAAGGGCGGGGATTTGTCAAGGGTTTTTCTGAAAAAATCTGCCGGAATTTCAGGGGAGAAAATCGGAATCGAGGATTTGTTCGGGACTATAGGGGCAGCTTTCGGCAAAGATAGCGGCCGGCAATTCGCTTTTTTGTCGGACTCGCTTCACTGCTTTGGGGTAAATAACCGCAATTCTGGTTAAAAAATAGTTATAAAGGGTTTTTGACTCCAATAAAAGTTCTAATTCCACCCGAAAGTTACCGATTTCGTCCTGCCATCCCTTCGCACATCTTTCTCGTTCCCCCGGCCAGTATTGGTAGAGAAGCAGATGAATGAGTAATTGCAGGAGATAACTATCTACTTTATGTCTCTGTTCATTCCCCAAAGCTTCGATTTCTTCCCTGAGATGTTCCCAATCTAATACATCTGTCTGTCTTTGTCGCAGTTGTTTGGCCGTTTCTTCTAACCAAGCAGGATAATCTTGTTCGTATAAGTCTTTAATTGTCATCCCCTGTCTTCTTTATTCCTTGCGCTTATTTGACCTGAAAAAAGAGGGTTTGCAGGCAGGCACGGATTCCCATTCTATATATAACCGTATGTCAAGTGCGGGGATTTGTCAAGGGTTTTGACAGTAGAAAGGGAGAAACCTTTTAGCAATACACTTGTTCTAACATAGCGGCAGTGAGAGATTTTTGGCCGTGATAATAGAGACGACGATTGAGACAACCGATCGATTTAACATAGGTAGATAGGGTTCCCAGATCATGGGAAATAATTAAAATAGTCATCCACTCATTCAATTCTTGCAACAGGGAAAAAATACTAGCACGCATCTGGGGATCGACACTGGCAGTGGGTTCATCTAAAATCAAGAGACGGGGTTCTACTGCTAAAGCGCGAGCGATATAAACTCGTTGGCGCTGTCCTCCCGAAAGTTCAGCAATCGACCTTTTTTTCAACGCTAACATTCCCACACTATCTAAAGCTTTATCTACCCTTACCTCATCTTTTTTACTATAGCCTTGCCAGAGTTTTTTGCTGCTCAATCTCCCCATTTTCACCACCTCACCCACAGTGATGGGAAATGAGCGATCGCATTCGACAAACTGCGGCACATAACCGACTAATTCCCGACCTTTTTGGACACTTTGCCCCAAAATACTGACTTCTCCGCGCCAAGGTTTAATTAATCCCAGTAAAACCTTTAGGAGGGTAGTTTTTCCTCCTCCATTCGGGCCGATAATTCCCAGAAAATCCAGTTCTTGAATGGTTAAATTAATATCTTCGAGGATGGGTTCCTGTTCGTAGCCGGCCCAGAGATTACTAATGGTAATGATCGTTGACATATACAAACAATTACTGATTTAAAACTGTGGCCATTTTTTGGGAAACTTGTCGCAGGTTTTCACTCCAATTTTCAGCAAAGGCACTAATAGGGATTACCTGTCCCCCAATTTCCCTCGCAATAGTTTCGGCACTTTTTTGGCTAAATTCTGGTTGAGTAAAAATAACTTTTATATTCTCTTTTTTTGCCTGTTGGATTAGTTGACTCAACTGGGCAGCACTGGGTTCATTGCCTTCGATTTGGATTGCAATCATCTCTAAACCGTAATCTTGGGCAAAATAGCCCCATTCGGGATGAAATACCAGAAATTTTTTGTTTTTAATCCCTGCCAAGTTTTGCCGAATTTCTTGATCTAATGCGTCTAACTCCTGACGGAATTTTTCCAAGTTAGCCCGATAGATGGCTGCCTGACCCGGATCGAGTTGTGCTAGGGTTTGATAAATAGTCTCTGCTTGTGCTTTGACTCGTTTTGGGGATAACCAAATATGGGGATCTAGGGTGTTTTTTCCGGCTT
Encoded here:
- a CDS encoding metal ABC transporter solute-binding protein, Zn/Mn family translates to MGKNFQLTAIALTMTIASLTACSGPSVKEKEAKTPLQVTVSILPQEYFVKRIGGDRVSVNAMIQPGTDPHTYEPKPEQLKTTARSQAYFKIGVSLEDAWKDRLNSVNQQMLIVDTSQGVDKIPLTAEHNHDHDHSKEEKHQAGKNTLDPHIWLSPKRVKAQAETIYQTLAQLDPGQAAIYRANLEKFRQELDALDQEIRQNLAGIKNKKFLVFHPEWGYFAQDYGLEMIAIQIEGNEPSAAQLSQLIQQAKKENIKVIFTQPEFSQKSAETIAREIGGQVIPISAFAENWSENLRQVSQKMATVLNQ
- a CDS encoding DUF29 domain-containing protein; the protein is MTIKDLYEQDYPAWLEETAKQLRQRQTDVLDWEHLREEIEALGNEQRHKVDSYLLQLLIHLLLYQYWPGERERCAKGWQDEIGNFRVELELLLESKTLYNYFLTRIAVIYPKAVKRVRQKSELPAAIFAESCPYSPEQILDSDFLP
- a CDS encoding metal ABC transporter ATP-binding protein, which codes for MSTIITISNLWAGYEQEPILEDINLTIQELDFLGIIGPNGGGKTTLLKVLLGLIKPWRGEVSILGQSVQKGRELVGYVPQFVECDRSFPITVGEVVKMGRLSSKKLWQGYSKKDEVRVDKALDSVGMLALKKRSIAELSGGQRQRVYIARALAVEPRLLILDEPTASVDPQMRASIFSLLQELNEWMTILIISHDLGTLSTYVKSIGCLNRRLYYHGQKSLTAAMLEQVYC